A stretch of Paenibacillus sp. URB8-2 DNA encodes these proteins:
- a CDS encoding rod shape-determining protein translates to MLSKDIGIDLGTANVLIHVKGKGVVLDEPSVVTLESDTKKVLAVGEQARRMVGRTPGNISTIRPLRDGVIADFEITETMLKYFIDRVGGRTWYSRPRILICAPTNITSVEQKSIREAAERSGAKEVFMEEEPKAAAIGAGMDIYQPSGNMVVDIGGGTTDVAVLSMGDVVTASSIKVAGDKFDESILRYIKQKYKLLIGERTAEDIKLAIGNVRPGGMQAEMDIRGRDMVSGLPQTLTITSAEVQEALWDPVSSIVVAAKTVLERTPPELSADIIDRGVVLTGGGALLTGLDELLAEELHVPVWVAEDPMHCVVKGTGILLDHLDKVVKKKF, encoded by the coding sequence ATGCTTAGCAAGGACATCGGAATCGATCTCGGCACAGCCAATGTGCTTATTCATGTTAAAGGAAAAGGAGTCGTTCTGGATGAGCCTTCCGTGGTCACGCTTGAAAGCGACACGAAGAAGGTCCTTGCGGTGGGAGAGCAGGCGCGCCGTATGGTCGGCCGCACCCCCGGCAATATCTCAACGATTCGTCCGCTCCGAGACGGCGTTATCGCCGATTTTGAAATTACGGAAACGATGCTGAAATACTTCATCGACCGCGTCGGAGGCCGTACCTGGTATTCGCGTCCCCGCATCTTGATTTGCGCCCCCACGAATATCACGTCTGTTGAGCAGAAATCGATCCGGGAAGCGGCCGAACGCAGCGGGGCGAAGGAAGTCTTCATGGAAGAAGAGCCCAAAGCCGCCGCAATCGGAGCGGGCATGGATATTTATCAACCCAGCGGAAATATGGTCGTCGACATCGGCGGCGGAACGACGGACGTAGCCGTGTTATCGATGGGCGACGTTGTTACCGCCTCCTCCATTAAAGTGGCGGGGGACAAGTTCGACGAATCCATTTTAAGATATATCAAGCAGAAGTATAAGCTGCTTATCGGTGAACGGACGGCGGAAGACATCAAGCTTGCCATCGGCAATGTGCGTCCGGGCGGCATGCAGGCCGAGATGGATATACGCGGCCGGGATATGGTTAGCGGCCTTCCCCAGACTTTAACGATCACATCGGCCGAGGTGCAGGAGGCGCTTTGGGACCCGGTATCGTCCATTGTGGTCGCGGCGAAGACGGTTTTGGAACGGACGCCTCCGGAGCTGTCCGCCGATATCATTGACCGCGGCGTCGTGCTGACCGGAGGAGGGGCCCTGCTGACCGGATTGGACGAGCTGCTAGCCGAAGAATTGCACGTGCCGGTTTGGGTGGCTGAAGATCCGATGCACTGCGTCGTAAAGGGAACGGGCATTTTGCTGGATCATTTGGATAAGGTTGTTAAGAAAAAATTTTAA
- the fabZ gene encoding 3-hydroxyacyl-ACP dehydratase FabZ translates to MLDVNQIQEIIPHRPPFLLVDKIIEIEMGKRAVGIKNVTVNEPFFTGHFPGYPVMPGVLITEALAQVGAVAILGVEANRGKIGFLAGLDGFRFRGQVVPGDTLKLEVEITRLKGSIGKGKAVAKVEDKVVAEGEIMFALN, encoded by the coding sequence ATGTTGGATGTCAATCAAATTCAGGAAATTATCCCCCATCGTCCCCCTTTTCTGCTGGTGGACAAAATCATCGAAATCGAAATGGGGAAACGGGCGGTAGGCATTAAAAATGTCACGGTGAACGAACCCTTTTTTACAGGGCACTTTCCAGGCTACCCCGTTATGCCCGGCGTATTGATTACCGAGGCTCTCGCGCAGGTTGGAGCAGTGGCGATTCTGGGAGTCGAAGCCAACCGGGGCAAAATCGGCTTTTTGGCGGGATTGGACGGTTTCCGTTTCCGCGGACAGGTTGTGCCGGGGGATACCCTGAAGCTCGAAGTGGAGATTACGCGTCTTAAAGGAAGTATCGGCAAAGGGAAGGCAGTTGCCAAAGTGGAAGACAAGGTTGTGGCCGAAGGCGAAATTATGTTTGCGCTGAATTAA
- a CDS encoding flagellar hook-basal body protein codes for MNNSTIGAAVSMASLQQRLDLIADNIANVNTAGYKSKEGSFEDVLTRVQQQTKEYELAGRIMPLGFDIGYGMRIPKITTSWEQGALKETGNPSDLALQGNGLFAVQVNGVTTYTRQGDFHFTPDNANPANMMLVDNTGNPVLNAQGNPLTVEAGTSVAFDETGNVWMKRNENDPPTLAGQLMLVEPRNGQVLQGVDGGRFVLADGVTTGQAFAAAGQGGGVAVRSGWLEQSNVDLNKEMTEMMQIQRTYQLAARALSSSDQMLGLANNMRG; via the coding sequence ATGAACAATTCGACAATTGGCGCGGCCGTCTCGATGGCCAGCCTTCAGCAGCGGCTCGATCTTATCGCCGATAATATTGCCAACGTCAATACGGCAGGCTACAAGAGCAAAGAAGGATCTTTTGAAGATGTGCTGACCCGGGTGCAGCAGCAGACGAAGGAGTACGAGCTGGCGGGACGCATTATGCCGCTGGGGTTTGATATCGGCTACGGGATGCGGATTCCCAAGATCACCACGAGCTGGGAGCAGGGAGCGCTTAAGGAAACCGGCAATCCGAGCGATTTGGCGCTACAAGGAAACGGCTTGTTCGCCGTTCAAGTAAATGGCGTAACGACGTATACCCGTCAGGGGGATTTCCATTTTACGCCCGATAACGCCAATCCGGCCAATATGATGCTGGTGGACAATACAGGCAATCCGGTGCTGAATGCTCAGGGGAATCCGCTGACGGTGGAAGCGGGAACTAGTGTCGCCTTTGACGAGACGGGCAATGTATGGATGAAGCGTAATGAAAACGACCCGCCGACGCTAGCCGGTCAGCTAATGCTGGTCGAACCGCGTAACGGCCAGGTGCTGCAAGGGGTGGACGGCGGCAGGTTCGTTCTGGCCGACGGGGTCACAACAGGGCAGGCCTTTGCGGCAGCGGGCCAAGGCGGAGGAGTGGCAGTTCGCTCCGGCTGGCTGGAACAGTCCAATGTTGATCTGAACAAAGAAATGACGGAAATGATGCAGATTCAGCGTACGTATCAGCTTGCCGCCAGAGCCCTCTCCTCCAGCGACCAAATGCTTGGTTTGGCAAATAACATGCGCGGGTAG
- a CDS encoding flagellar hook-basal body protein, with the protein MIRGLYTAAAGMVTEQRRHDTATQNIANLNTTGYKQVESVSRSFPEVLISSMQSGTVKPIGRMNTGVFAEQSISKYLQGDLIESGKSTDFALSADLRLTDPATGGNIAFDRSGKYISNQGEIVYQPQAFFTVQDNDGNTLFTRNGSFTVSPSGELLSSGGYKVLGADGQPVVLNGTVDSLKVDAEGNLLDASTGTTTGVRLGVSIITRPQELVRDGNGVFHVADAAAAGVRYAAAGDNMQVQVRQGYIEGSNVDATQATVDLNAAYRAYEANQKVIQFYDSSLQKAVNDVGRV; encoded by the coding sequence ATGATAAGAGGGTTATATACGGCCGCTGCCGGCATGGTTACGGAGCAGCGCAGACACGACACGGCTACGCAAAATATAGCCAATCTGAATACGACGGGGTACAAGCAGGTCGAAAGCGTCAGCCGTTCCTTCCCGGAGGTGCTGATCTCCTCTATGCAGAGCGGAACGGTGAAGCCGATTGGCAGAATGAATACGGGCGTGTTCGCCGAGCAGTCCATATCCAAATACCTGCAAGGGGATTTGATTGAAAGCGGCAAGTCCACCGATTTTGCGCTGTCCGCCGATTTGCGTCTGACCGATCCTGCCACGGGCGGCAACATCGCTTTTGACCGCTCCGGCAAGTATATAAGCAATCAAGGCGAAATTGTTTACCAGCCGCAGGCTTTTTTTACGGTTCAGGACAATGATGGGAATACACTGTTTACACGAAACGGCAGCTTTACCGTAAGCCCGTCCGGTGAACTGCTGAGTTCCGGAGGATACAAGGTGCTTGGCGCCGATGGCCAACCGGTGGTGCTTAACGGTACGGTGGACAGTCTTAAGGTAGACGCGGAAGGCAATCTTCTTGATGCTTCAACTGGGACGACAACCGGCGTTCGTCTCGGAGTCAGTATTATTACCAGGCCGCAGGAATTGGTGCGTGACGGGAATGGCGTCTTTCACGTTGCCGATGCTGCGGCTGCGGGAGTGCGTTATGCGGCTGCGGGAGATAATATGCAGGTTCAGGTGCGCCAGGGATACATTGAAGGCTCCAATGTCGATGCGACGCAGGCTACCGTGGATTTGAACGCGGCTTACCGGGCGTATGAAGCGAACCAGAAGGTAATCCAGTTCTATGACAGCAGCCTGCAAAAGGCTGTAAACGATGTCGGCAGAGTATAG
- a CDS encoding phospho-sugar mutase — translation MTQLSPKAAETLERWLQDPSIDETTKQELRGLENDPQELEERFYRDLEFGTGGLRGVIGAGSNRMNRYTIARATQGFANFILEQHKGEGRPSVVIAHDSRRFSPEFALETALVLAGNGIEAYLYPSLRSTPQLSFSVRHLGATGGVVITASHNPPEYNGYKVYNSQGGQLVPDEAEKVISYIFNIDSFNAVKRADKEEAEAAGLLHWLGEKEDEAYTDTVAAVSVGKSDIAGGLGSKFKIVYTPLHGTGNLPVRSVLKKIGFTDVLVVPEQEQPDSEFSTVKSPNPEEREAFTLAIKLGEELGADLLIGTDPDADRMGAVVRDPEGKFVVLSGNQSGALMIHYYLSRLQELGKLPSNGAVVKTIVTSEMGAAVASHYGATVFNTLTGFKYIGEKMTQFEASGDYTYLFGYEESYGYLAGNYARDKDAVLASMLIAEAGAYYKAQGKTLYEVLQELYAQFGYFLESLESRTLKGKDGVAQIQGIMTDWRQSPPKEIAGIAVSEVLDYSLGLDGLPKENVLKYLLADGSWVCLRPSGTEPKIKVYFAVRGESLEDAKSKVAALTGEVMERVDGGSN, via the coding sequence ATGACCCAATTGAGTCCAAAAGCTGCAGAAACCCTGGAACGCTGGCTGCAAGATCCATCCATTGACGAGACCACCAAGCAGGAGCTACGCGGACTGGAAAATGATCCACAGGAGCTTGAAGAGCGCTTCTACCGGGATTTGGAATTCGGGACAGGCGGCTTGCGCGGCGTGATCGGCGCAGGAAGCAACCGGATGAACCGCTACACGATAGCAAGAGCAACTCAAGGTTTCGCTAATTTTATTTTGGAGCAGCATAAAGGCGAGGGCCGTCCATCTGTAGTTATTGCTCATGACTCCCGCCGGTTCTCCCCGGAGTTTGCGCTGGAAACCGCGCTGGTTCTGGCCGGCAACGGAATCGAAGCTTATTTATATCCTTCCCTTCGCTCAACGCCGCAGCTGTCCTTCAGCGTGCGTCATCTGGGAGCTACAGGCGGAGTCGTCATTACAGCGAGTCATAATCCTCCGGAATATAACGGGTATAAAGTATATAATTCTCAAGGCGGTCAGCTTGTACCGGATGAAGCCGAGAAGGTGATCTCCTACATATTCAATATTGATTCCTTTAATGCCGTCAAGCGTGCCGATAAGGAAGAGGCGGAGGCTGCCGGACTCCTTCATTGGCTGGGCGAGAAGGAAGACGAAGCCTACACCGATACCGTTGCGGCGGTCAGTGTCGGCAAGTCGGATATCGCCGGCGGTCTGGGAAGCAAATTCAAAATCGTATATACGCCGCTGCATGGAACAGGCAATCTTCCGGTGCGCAGCGTACTGAAGAAGATCGGCTTCACCGACGTGCTTGTCGTGCCGGAGCAGGAACAACCGGATTCCGAATTCTCAACAGTGAAATCGCCCAATCCGGAAGAGCGGGAAGCCTTTACGCTGGCGATCAAGCTTGGCGAGGAACTTGGGGCCGATCTGCTCATCGGGACTGACCCGGACGCGGACCGGATGGGCGCCGTCGTGCGCGACCCAGAGGGGAAATTCGTCGTCCTGTCCGGCAACCAGTCCGGCGCGCTGATGATTCACTACTATCTGAGCCGGTTGCAGGAACTCGGCAAGCTGCCGAGCAATGGCGCGGTAGTCAAGACGATTGTAACCAGCGAAATGGGCGCTGCGGTTGCCAGCCATTATGGAGCAACCGTGTTTAACACGCTGACGGGCTTCAAATATATCGGTGAAAAAATGACCCAGTTCGAAGCCTCGGGTGATTACACATATCTGTTTGGCTATGAGGAAAGCTATGGATATCTTGCCGGGAACTATGCCCGCGACAAGGATGCCGTTCTGGCTTCCATGCTGATTGCCGAAGCGGGCGCTTATTACAAAGCTCAAGGAAAGACCCTCTACGAGGTGCTTCAGGAGCTTTATGCGCAGTTCGGCTATTTCCTCGAAAGCCTGGAATCCCGTACACTCAAAGGCAAGGACGGGGTTGCCCAAATCCAGGGCATCATGACCGATTGGCGGCAGAGTCCGCCTAAAGAAATCGCAGGTATTGCCGTAAGCGAGGTGCTGGATTACTCTCTGGGTCTGGATGGACTTCCGAAGGAGAATGTGCTGAAATATCTGCTTGCAGACGGTTCCTGGGTCTGCCTGCGTCCTTCGGGCACCGAGCCCAAGATCAAGGTGTACTTCGCTGTACGCGGTGAGTCGCTTGAGGATGCCAAGTCCAAGGTTGCCGCACTCACCGGGGAAGTTATGGAACGAGTGGACGGCGGAAGCAATTAA
- a CDS encoding DNA-directed RNA polymerase subunit beta, which produces MSRQKEDRLKQEQLTEDNAPIKRKRSKWKIVQWFLIPLLLLLALGGGLAAGYVVLGNKELSDVFHWSTWKHVYDLVFAP; this is translated from the coding sequence ATGAGCCGTCAGAAAGAAGATCGTTTGAAACAAGAACAACTGACCGAAGATAATGCGCCGATAAAGCGCAAACGATCGAAATGGAAAATCGTTCAATGGTTTCTGATTCCTTTGCTGCTTCTGCTTGCCCTCGGGGGCGGCTTGGCGGCGGGTTACGTCGTCCTCGGAAATAAGGAACTGAGCGATGTGTTCCATTGGAGCACCTGGAAGCATGTATACGATTTGGTTTTTGCTCCGTGA
- the spoIIID gene encoding sporulation transcriptional regulator SpoIIID, which produces MHDYIKERTIKIGRCIVETRHTVRTIAKEFGVSKSTVHKDLTERLPEINPDLADQVKHILEYHKSIRHLRGGEATKIKYKKNTGKKREVAVAAQP; this is translated from the coding sequence GTGCACGATTACATCAAGGAACGTACCATTAAAATCGGACGCTGCATCGTGGAAACCAGGCATACGGTCCGGACCATAGCCAAAGAATTCGGCGTTTCCAAAAGCACGGTGCATAAAGATTTGACCGAGCGGTTGCCGGAAATCAATCCTGATCTGGCCGATCAGGTGAAGCACATTCTTGAATACCACAAATCCATCCGTCATCTCCGGGGGGGCGAGGCCACAAAAATCAAATATAAGAAGAACACGGGGAAGAAACGGGAGGTGGCCGTAGCAGCACAGCCGTAA